Part of the Urocitellus parryii isolate mUroPar1 chromosome 2, mUroPar1.hap1, whole genome shotgun sequence genome, TCTTTACAAATGGTTATTACTTTCTAATCtgaaatcaggttttttttttttcttcacttaaatGAGATTTGATTGCTAACAGGCTAAAGAAACACATGGATTTTTCTGACCAAAACTGATTTATAGATCTTCTAGTAAACAATTCTCATTGAAGATATCAAATTTCTGTGCCACAAAATAGAATTATATCAGAACTACAGCAAATTAACTTTATTATAATACAGTTGCTTGAAGTTAAGGTGCTTTTCATTATGCCCTACATTATGCAGTCCTTACCAAGTAGGCATCATATCTGGAAACCACACCCTACCAAGATGCTTGGATACTTCCCAATGAATCTGCTCCAAACTATACTTTTGGTCAGGAATTAATACTTCTTCCATAATGGATAACTGAGACAGGCGGCCACCACACATCTTCACAAACTCAACAAAGGCACTACATGAGACTTCACATTCCCCTAGTCCAATAGCTGACAAATTTTTGCAACGTTCTGCAATGCGAATTAACTCTTCATCAAGTGGCCGTAATCCATTAGCACATACTACTAGTTCAACTAGTCTAGGGCATGTCATTCCCACACGGCCAAGCACATCTTTGCTTACTGATCTCCCAAAGTAAAGATGAGTGGCAGGTATCTCATAACGAAAAAATGGGTCAAATTCttcttcatataaaaaaaaatacatcactaAGTTCACTTTGGGTGAATGTTTGATGAAAGCATCCCAGCTGCTCTTCTGAATAGTATGGAAATGTGTTTGTCCAGGATTCTCACTGACTACATCAATTCGCAAATGTTCTAATCGCACATGTTTTTCAGAAGACAGAGCAAGTAACAACTCATCACTTAGTAAGTGGTAATTCAGGGCCAATTCTCGTAAGCCATGACATTGATCAGCGACACAAAGGATAccttggaaggaaaaaaaggtaaTTATTTGCCAGTATTTGTACAAGTTCATCTGttcaaaaattttatcaaatacacTACACAGCCCACAAAATTCTGCCTCGTTTCCCTTACCACAAAACCATAGTTAAAAAAATCAGTTGGATTATCAGAAAGTCAGTCACATTTAAAAGCTAGGATTAATTTTATCTATAAGAACTTCTAAGTCATAATGAGGCTCATGTGTCAActcagcaaaattttaaaataacattttaaaaatacagttgcaTTTATCTTATTAATGCATGTAtactgccttatttttttttaaataccattaaACTTACAGGTTGAGAAAAATTACATAGTCACTGTAATAGAGgccaaaggacatttttttttttgaaactcaaaacctaatcctaacaaagAAACAGGATAAGATATAAccatataaaacatttatgtaatcgaataaaatatttgcaaagtaaaaCTCCATCAAATGATCAACAATTTGTGAATAGTAATAAGCTTATCAAGTTTCCaaggaaaaatattattatcCTTAGATAAATTAGTCAAAGATAA contains:
- the Fbxl3 gene encoding F-box/LRR-repeat protein 3; protein product: MKRGRRDSDNNSSEEGSTEKSKKLRTTNEHSQTCDWGNLLQDIILQVFKYLPLLDRAHASQVCRNWNQVFHMPDLWRCFEFELNQPATSYLKATHPELIKQIIKRHSNHLQYVSFKVDSSKESAEAACDILSQLVNCSLKTLGLISTARPSFMDLPKSHFISALTVVFVNSKSLSSLKIDDTPVDDPSLKVLVANNSDTLKLLKMSSCPHVSPAGILCVADQCHGLRELALNYHLLSDELLLALSSEKHVRLEHLRIDVVSENPGQTHFHTIQKSSWDAFIKHSPKVNLVMYFFLYEEEFDPFFRYEIPATHLYFGRSVSKDVLGRVGMTCPRLVELVVCANGLRPLDEELIRIAERCKNLSAIGLGECEVSCSAFVEFVKMCGGRLSQLSIMEEVLIPDQKYSLEQIHWEVSKHLGRVWFPDMMPTW